The following are from one region of the Nicotiana tabacum cultivar K326 chromosome 3, ASM71507v2, whole genome shotgun sequence genome:
- the LOC107774708 gene encoding early nodulin-like protein 21 yields MAFLCSSNMLFSILMMISLHQVVYVSSLEFQVGDTTGWAVPPSNDTNFYNNWASNMRFKIGDTIRFKYKKDSVMEVTENEYKKCNSTRPHFFSNNGNTMFTLDRSGYFYFVSGAAGHCERGERMIVRVLVQDVINDYSAAASAPALALFQQLYALPFVFFFFVSLLY; encoded by the exons ATGGCCTTCTTATGCTCTAGTAACATGCTCTTCTCAATTTTAATGATGATTTCTCTTCATCAAGTCGTGTATGTCTCCTCCTTGGAATTTCAAGTTGGTGACACTACTGGTTGGGCAGTTCCTCCCTCAAATGACACCAATTTTTACAACAATTGGGCTTCCAATATGAGGTTCAAAATCGGCGACACCATTC GTTTCAAGTACAAGAAGGACTCAGTAATGGAGGTGACAGAGAATGAATACAAGAAATGCAACTCGACTCGCCCCCATTTCTTTTCCAACAATGGAAACACGATGTTCACGTTGGATCGTTCAGGCTATTTTTATTTCGTGAGCGGAGCAGCAGGACATTGTGAGAGAGGCGAGCGTATGATCGTTAGGGTTCTGGTTCAGGATGTGATCAATGATTATTCTGCTGCAGCATCAGCTCCAGCATTGGCACTCTTTCAACAACTTTATGCTCTTCCGTTTGTGTTCTTTTTTTTCGTTTCACTTCTCTACTAG
- the LOC107774699 gene encoding protein NOI4, with the protein MTSQEKGRPLPKFGEWDVNNPASADGFTVIFAKARDDKKANGTAAPTQAPRNDYAYGQSNPYQQEPKKKWFCCF; encoded by the exons ATGACTTCT CAAGAGAAAGGTCGGCCATTGCCGAAATTCGGGGAGTGGGATGTAAACAATCCAGCCTCGGCAGATGGATTCACCGTCATATTTGCAAAGGCTAGGGATGACAAAAAGGCCAATGGCACCGCTGCACCAACACAAGCGCCCAGGAATGACTATGCTTATGGACAATCTAATCCTTATCAGCAAGAACCCAAG AAAAAATGGTTTTGCTGTTTCTGA